A DNA window from Cydia pomonella isolate Wapato2018A chromosome 18, ilCydPomo1, whole genome shotgun sequence contains the following coding sequences:
- the LOC133527455 gene encoding translin-associated factor X-interacting protein 1-like isoform X1 — translation MYSANDRNSSPKYLKQINSTVTLKLKHVKKTSSEVLQTQQLYHDEVLEIYREAFNELIKYSVTYSNTLTDIKQAYDNAIHIRDERISQFLIQDRVFGVSARKAARDEKMKGLQKETEDLRAKNQELTLQISKLKKEIGKIKDEHFSEYLSLARERDARYTLYFENLSLQLRLRELESAPADTAHEDPVMLRIALDRCREQLSSTQHKLHKMSEQYAQTVPQREFDSLETKWSELDKRAGELQVELGALQDKYKKVLASKKSLEEELAECKERCSELERAGTPRPRWEICADFISGGRERWWQLASGLSSRDILRVLLKELGPAAESDHLEYFDGLGTDPAIPPYLRYTGKVRNIRLSRREVSVLITDVWRGKGRQAISMQEYLTKYLEERYQQVSVRAEWAYNLCAGAEQMLDEPQVKLFWGVLHGHLSEDIYWSLRAQWETLRDQLYRVSKDGETISIEEFEKVAKAQFPLKSEVDIRNLCDVVRKQLKLKLNNTEVNLDKLFQENEEGFDRVEFARELHRQRQQAQDKLLRELLAELGGKGQAGKAVSVDALKRAFAIVDPAIDHIRMERNIRWAFSDQVSELSSISPLPLRTLAARLAAGDIERVGPRSRSTHRRTTYK, via the exons ATGTATTCAGCGAACGACAGAAATAGTTctccaaaatatttaaaacagatAAACTCTACAgtgacattaaaattaaaacatgttaAGAAAACATCCAGTGAAGTTTTACAAACACAGCAACTGTATCATGACGAAGTGCTCGAG aTTTACCGGGAAGCTTTTAATGAGCTCATAAAATATAGCGTCACATATTCAAATACGCTTACAGATATAAAACAAGCCTACGATAATGCCATTCATATCAGAGATGAACGAATATCACAGTTTTTGATTCAAGAT AGAGTGTTCGGCGTATCGGCGCGCAAGGCAGCTAGAGATGAGAAAATGAAGGGGTTGCAGAAGGAGACGGAAGATTTGCGTGCCAAGAACCAGGAGCTCACCCTTCAGATCTCCAAGCTCAAGAAGGAAATTGGGAAG ATAAAAGACGAGCATTTCTCCGAATACCTGAGCCTGGCGCGCGAGCGCGACGCACGCTACACTCTCTACTTCGAGAATCTGTCGCTACAGTTACGTCTGCGAGAGCTGGAGAGCGCTCCTGCTGATACCGCGCATGAAGATCCCGTCATGCTCCGCATTGCGTTGGACCGGTGTAG AGAGCAACTATCCTCAACGCAACATAAGCTCCACAAGATGTCGGAGCAGTACGCGCAAACGGTCCCGCAGCGCGAGTTCGACAGCCTGGAGACCAAGTGGTCGGAGCTCGACAAGCGGGCTGGCGAGCTGCAGGTGGAGCTGGGGGCTTTGCAGGACAAATACAAGAAGGTTTTAG CAAGCAAGAAAAGCCTAGAAGAGGAGCTGGCTGAGTGCAAAGAGCGATGTAGCGAACTAGAACGCGCGGGCACGCCGCGGCCGCGGTGGGAGATCTGCGCAGATTTCATCAGCGGAGGCCGGGAGAG ATGGTGGCAGCTGGCAAGTGGTCTGTCCTCGAGAGATATTCTCAGAGTTCTTTTGAAAGAGCTGGGACCAGCTGCAGAAAGCGATCACTTGGAGTATTTCGATGGCCtg GGCACGGATCCGGCGATCCCGCCGTACCTTCGCTACACTGGCAAGGTCCGCAACATTCGGCTCTCGCGGCGAGAAGTAAGCGTGCTCATCACCGACGTATGGCGTGGCAAGGGACGACAAGCCATCTCTATGCAAGAATACCTCACCAAGTATTTAGAGGAAAG ATATCAGCAAGTATCAGTGCGTGCAGAATGGGCATACAACCTGTGTGCCGGCGCGGAACAGATGCTGGATGAGCCACAAGTCAAGCTGTTCTGGGGCGTGCTGCACGGCCACCTGAGCGAGGACATCTACTGGTCGCTGCGCGCGCAGTGGGAGACGCTGCGGGACCAGCTGTATCGCGTCAGCAAGGATGGAGAG ACTATTTCCATAGAAGAATTTGAGAAAGTAGCCAAAGCACAATTTCCTTTGAAGAGCGAAGTGGACATCCGCAATCTCTGCGATGTAGTGCGAAAGCAGCTGAAGCTGAAACTGAACAACACCGAAGTTAACCTGGACAAACTATTCCAAGAG AACGAGGAAGGCTTCGACCGCGTGGAGTTCGCGCGGGAGCTGCACCGCCAGCGGCAACAAGCGCAGGACAAGCTCCTGCGCGAGCTGCTGGCGGAGCTGGGCGGCAAGGGGCAGGCCGGCAAGGCGGTCTCCGTGGACGCGCTCAAGCGGGCCTTCGCTATTGTCGACCCGGCCATAG ATCATATCCGTATGGAGCGCAACATCCGTTGGGCGTTTTCCGACCAAGTCTCGGAACTCAGCAGCATCAGCCCGTTGCCGCTCCGGACCCTGGCCGCCAGACTTGCTGCAGGGGACATTGAACGCGTTGGTCCGCGATCCCGTAGTACTCATCGGAGAACTACTTACAAATGA
- the LOC133527466 gene encoding uncharacterized protein LOC133527466 gives MADASSKIKVLDGGFSSQLSCHVGDNVDGDPLWTARFLQTNPRDVYKTHLDFLKAGADIISTNTYQASVGGFVKYLGISPEAGLDLIKSAVGLAKEARKVYLEEYANNNTSNQNPLIAGSVGPYGAHLHDGSEYNGAYADTTSAETMRDWHRPRIEALIVSGVDLLAFETVPCEKEAVMLVELLKDYPETKAWLSFSCKDEKHIAHGEDYQTVARKCYDLNPEQIIAIGVNCTAPANIVHLLDGINVDRMVPIPLIVYPNSGEKYHKDLGWTEGDKLQRLDYYVHKWLDLGVKYVGGCCRTYAEDIKSIRKQVQSWCDKKQ, from the coding sequence ATGGCAGATGCGTCGTCTAAGATTAAAGTTTTGGACGGTGGGTTCTCGTCGCAACTGTCCTGCCACGTCGGCGACAACGTCGATGGTGACCCACTGTGGACGGCGCGCTTCCTCCAGACCAACCCGCGCGATGTGTACAAGACGCACCTCGACTTCCTTAAGGCTGGAGCTGACATCATCAGTACCAACACGTATCAGGCCTCCGTCGGAGGGTTTGTAAAATATCTTGGAATATCGCCTGAAGCGGGATTAGATTTAATCAAAAGCGCAGTGGGACTCGCAAAAGAAGCGAGAAAGGTATACCTTGAGGAATATGCTAACAATAATACTTCAAATCAAAACCCTTTAATAGCGGGGTCGGTCGGGCCATATGGCGCGCATTTACACGACGGTTCAGAGTACAACGGCGCCTATGCCGACACCACGTCGGCTGAAACCATGAGAGACTGGCATAGACCTCGCATTGAGGCTCTAATAGTCTCTGGAGTTGACCTACTTGCATTTGAAACAGTGCCATGTGAAAAGGAGGCTGTGATGCTTGTTGAACTGTTAAAAGATTACCCAGAGACTAAAGCATGGCTGTCTTTCAGTTGTAAGGATGAGAAACATATTGCCCATGGAGAAGACTATCAAACCGTTGCAAGGAAATGTTATGATTTGAACCCAGAGCAAATAATAGCCATTGGAGTCAACTGCACAGCTCCGGCTAACATTGTTCACTTACTAGATGGCATCAATGTTGACAGGATGGTACCCATACCCCTTATAGTCTACCCGAATTCTGGAGAAAAGTACCACAAGGACCTTGGCTGGACCGAGGGTGATAAGTTGCAACGATTGGACTATTACGTTCACAAATGGTTAGACTTAGGTGTTAAATATGTCGGAGGCTGTTGCAGGACGTATGCGGAAGATATTAAAAGTATACGCAAACAAGTACAGAGCTGGTGTGATAAGAAACAATAG
- the LOC133527455 gene encoding translin-associated factor X-interacting protein 1-like isoform X2, translating to MKGLQKETEDLRAKNQELTLQISKLKKEIGKIKDEHFSEYLSLARERDARYTLYFENLSLQLRLRELESAPADTAHEDPVMLRIALDRCREQLSSTQHKLHKMSEQYAQTVPQREFDSLETKWSELDKRAGELQVELGALQDKYKKVLASKKSLEEELAECKERCSELERAGTPRPRWEICADFISGGRERWWQLASGLSSRDILRVLLKELGPAAESDHLEYFDGLGTDPAIPPYLRYTGKVRNIRLSRREVSVLITDVWRGKGRQAISMQEYLTKYLEERYQQVSVRAEWAYNLCAGAEQMLDEPQVKLFWGVLHGHLSEDIYWSLRAQWETLRDQLYRVSKDGETISIEEFEKVAKAQFPLKSEVDIRNLCDVVRKQLKLKLNNTEVNLDKLFQENEEGFDRVEFARELHRQRQQAQDKLLRELLAELGGKGQAGKAVSVDALKRAFAIVDPAIDHIRMERNIRWAFSDQVSELSSISPLPLRTLAARLAAGDIERVGPRSRSTHRRTTYK from the exons ATGAAGGGGTTGCAGAAGGAGACGGAAGATTTGCGTGCCAAGAACCAGGAGCTCACCCTTCAGATCTCCAAGCTCAAGAAGGAAATTGGGAAG ATAAAAGACGAGCATTTCTCCGAATACCTGAGCCTGGCGCGCGAGCGCGACGCACGCTACACTCTCTACTTCGAGAATCTGTCGCTACAGTTACGTCTGCGAGAGCTGGAGAGCGCTCCTGCTGATACCGCGCATGAAGATCCCGTCATGCTCCGCATTGCGTTGGACCGGTGTAG AGAGCAACTATCCTCAACGCAACATAAGCTCCACAAGATGTCGGAGCAGTACGCGCAAACGGTCCCGCAGCGCGAGTTCGACAGCCTGGAGACCAAGTGGTCGGAGCTCGACAAGCGGGCTGGCGAGCTGCAGGTGGAGCTGGGGGCTTTGCAGGACAAATACAAGAAGGTTTTAG CAAGCAAGAAAAGCCTAGAAGAGGAGCTGGCTGAGTGCAAAGAGCGATGTAGCGAACTAGAACGCGCGGGCACGCCGCGGCCGCGGTGGGAGATCTGCGCAGATTTCATCAGCGGAGGCCGGGAGAG ATGGTGGCAGCTGGCAAGTGGTCTGTCCTCGAGAGATATTCTCAGAGTTCTTTTGAAAGAGCTGGGACCAGCTGCAGAAAGCGATCACTTGGAGTATTTCGATGGCCtg GGCACGGATCCGGCGATCCCGCCGTACCTTCGCTACACTGGCAAGGTCCGCAACATTCGGCTCTCGCGGCGAGAAGTAAGCGTGCTCATCACCGACGTATGGCGTGGCAAGGGACGACAAGCCATCTCTATGCAAGAATACCTCACCAAGTATTTAGAGGAAAG ATATCAGCAAGTATCAGTGCGTGCAGAATGGGCATACAACCTGTGTGCCGGCGCGGAACAGATGCTGGATGAGCCACAAGTCAAGCTGTTCTGGGGCGTGCTGCACGGCCACCTGAGCGAGGACATCTACTGGTCGCTGCGCGCGCAGTGGGAGACGCTGCGGGACCAGCTGTATCGCGTCAGCAAGGATGGAGAG ACTATTTCCATAGAAGAATTTGAGAAAGTAGCCAAAGCACAATTTCCTTTGAAGAGCGAAGTGGACATCCGCAATCTCTGCGATGTAGTGCGAAAGCAGCTGAAGCTGAAACTGAACAACACCGAAGTTAACCTGGACAAACTATTCCAAGAG AACGAGGAAGGCTTCGACCGCGTGGAGTTCGCGCGGGAGCTGCACCGCCAGCGGCAACAAGCGCAGGACAAGCTCCTGCGCGAGCTGCTGGCGGAGCTGGGCGGCAAGGGGCAGGCCGGCAAGGCGGTCTCCGTGGACGCGCTCAAGCGGGCCTTCGCTATTGTCGACCCGGCCATAG ATCATATCCGTATGGAGCGCAACATCCGTTGGGCGTTTTCCGACCAAGTCTCGGAACTCAGCAGCATCAGCCCGTTGCCGCTCCGGACCCTGGCCGCCAGACTTGCTGCAGGGGACATTGAACGCGTTGGTCCGCGATCCCGTAGTACTCATCGGAGAACTACTTACAAATGA
- the LOC133527462 gene encoding WD repeat-containing protein 89 produces MADIIDTEEEDRDIVGPEEIEQLFSKKYNLLSETAVSLKKSYVNKLATTKSLKIAVSLQDNSIEVYQLSNTSLSKVCKLSGHKKELTDVVFLHKEEHLLHSCGQDGLVKLWDTRTSGSCVQEYKDEEEQIVRPYLCMDVSCNSRVLCAGSQTVQNDAYLVFWDQRVTKPLGGYWNSHTDDITQVKFHKKKPSVLASGSDDGLLNVYNIMEPNEDDALTYSLNVENSIERITWLSDSQASCVTQSSDLQVWDTERGDLVQSYGRDKIARTIKRSRGDDCYVVDAYRSADGAAVVLAGSHAAAGNVLRSVTATSKKLQPTTNFVGNKQVVRCCSYNAERDILVTTGESGLVSVWAPRGPGPGLGLGPGPGPGLALARSMDKMRVRHKPY; encoded by the exons atggCTGACATAATTGACACTGAAGAAGAGGATCGAGATATAGTAGGGCCAGAAGAAATAGAACAATTGTttagtaaaaaatacaatttgttaTCAGAAACTGCAGTGTCGCTTAAGAAATCGTATGTAAATAAGTTAGCCACAACTAA GTCATTAAAAATAGCCGTAAGCTTACAAGACAACAGTATCGAGGTATACCAGCTGAGCAACACGTCACTGAGCAAGGTGTGCAAGCTCAGCGGTCACAAGAAGGAGCTGACGGATGTGGTGTTCTTGCATAAAGAGGAACATCTTTTGCATTCATGTGGGCAAGACGGGCTGGTGAAGCTGTGGGACACGAGGACAAGCGGGAGTTGTGTGCAGGAGTATAAAG ATGAAGAAGAACAGATAGTCCGGCCGTACCTCTGCATGGATGTATCCTGCAATAGCCGAGTGCTCTGTGCGGGAAGCCAAACTGTACAGAATGATGCATACCTTGTGTTTTGGGATCAGCGCGTCACCAAGCCTCTGGGTGGCTACTGGAACTCACACACTGATGACATCACTCAG GTGAAATTCCACAAGAAAAAACCTAGTGTACTGGCTTCCGGTTCTGATGATGGCCTCCTCAATGTTTACAACATCATGGAACCTAATGAAGATGATGCACTCACATATTCACTTAATGTGGAAAACTCTATTGAGAGGATAACTTGGCTTAGTGATTCACAG GCTTCGTGCGTGACGCAGAGCAGCGACCTACAAGTGTGGGACACGGAGCGCGGCGACCTCGTGCAGAGCTACGGCCGCGACAAGATCGCCCGGACCATCAAG CGCAGCCGCGGCGACGACTGCTACGTGGTGGACGCGTACCGCTCGGCGGACGGCGCGGCCGTCGTGCTGGCCGGCTCGCACGCGGCCGCCGG cAACGTGCTCCGCTCGGTGACGGCCACCAGTAAGAAGCTGCAGCCCACCACCAACTTCGTCGGCAACAAGCAGGTCGTCAGGTGCTGCTCTTATAACGCAGAG AGAGACATCCTCGTGACGACGGGCGAGTCCGGCCTCGTCAGCGTGTGGGCCCCGCGCGGCCCCGGCCCCGGCCTCGGCCTCGGCCCCGGCCCCGGCCCCGGCCTCGCGCTGGCGCGCTCCATGGACAAGATGAGAGTGCGCCACAAGCCTTACTGA